The genomic DNA TGCACGTTGACTCGCGACCACTTTTTCTGGCCCTCGTCGAGCTCGCCGTTTTGTTCTTTAAGTGCCTGTTGGAGGAGTTGCCACATGGACGGGGATGGGGGCAGAACGGCCAGTGATTCTTTGACGAGATCGTCGCCGGTGGTGTTGCGGCCCGGGTTGACGAGTTTGACGTCGCCAACTGCTTTTTGCAGCCGTTTGGAGAAGATGCCTCCTTCAAATATCAGGGGCACGTCGAATTTCTGCACGTTGCCGAGAAGCATGGTGTGCgactcgtcgtcgtcaggTTTTGTCGAGGTGGTGGTCTCACGCTGGAGATCGGTGACGTGTTTCGATTTGGCAAAGAGGTCGAGGTTCACGTTTTGTACCTCGATTCCGAGATATCCTGGGTTGTATGCTTCAATGACCACTTCGAATGCCAGTACTTCGTCGCTGACAAGAACGTCAAAGATTTGTGATACTCTGGTTTCTTGTAAGGGTTTGCTGGTAGCAAGGAGGAATCCCAGAATGAATCCAGTGGCTAGAACACAGACACCGAATACGGCAGCCCAGAACATGATTCGGAAATAGTAGAATTGAGACCACGATTTACCGTGTTGATAGTTATGTGGAGAGTATGCGACGAGACTGCCTGCTTTTCGTGACCGACGAATACTGTGACCAGACGATCGTAATGGCGTTGTTTCTGACACATTGAGATACTCAATATCGTCGTCCATATCGTCTTGTTCAGGCTGGTCGTCGtagtcgtcgtcttcttccgCCATGTAACTTCCACCACCTCGCCATCGTCGTAATGTCGCGTCTTTGGCTTTATAACTGGCAGTCGAGTCGTAATGACGGTTGGCTGTGAGTTTTCGTGGTAACGGCGAGTGGCTGGGTCCACTGTGAGTATAGAATTTGGGTGATTCAAAATCCTCGGGGCGTGGAGATTCGGCTCGTGAAGacccaccagcacctcgACTTCGTTTACTAGACCCGTTTGACCGCGTGTCTCGGTCTCTGGCAATGAGAAATGTTCCAGCTCCAAcactgccgctgccgccAGCAGTAGTACCTCCACTGGTCGAACCGCCGGTCGTACCGGTAGCGCCACCTGAATTAGACTCTAGAACAGGAACGTTTgtgatgctgctggatgACGACATGGGGGTATCACCGCTTGTTCGCTTGTGTTTCGATACCACCCATCGGTTCATTTGTGCCACATTGCCACTAGGTTCAACCGACGAGCCTTGAGTAGAACTGGACCCGGGAACTGATGAGATTGCAAGTCCGAGAGCTGTTTGTTGCAGCGATGGTGCTCCTGTCGTGGTCGGTTGAGATGTTCCAGGTTGAGTTTGACCCGTTAGTTGCTGTGTCTGTTGAGTTGGTTGtgtctgttgttgagattgCTGGGTTTGTTGAGGgagttgttgttgtaggGTTTGTgaatgctgttgttgctgctgttgttcttgGTATTGCTGTTGTAGGAGCTGGTGTTGTGTTTGCTCGCGGTAGTTTTGATGgatttgctgctgttgagcCTGAATTTGCTGTTGTAGCTGTTGTAATtgcagctgttgctggctGCCGGTAAAAGGGAGTGATGAAGTTGATGGGTTTCGAGATTGAAATCGTGGTCGACTCGGTACAGCCGATTGTTGAGAGCTGGAAAGaggttgatgatgctgtCGTTGACTATCACTTCGATCTGGGGGATTCGATTCATAGACAAATGTttcatcagaatcagacgAGTGGACTTCATCGACAGCAGATGCAATTTTAGCAGCAAAGATTTCTGCTTTAGACCCTTGGCCAAGTCGTGAcgactttttctttttggtgcGATTAATAGGTTTCATCACATTGTCAGTAGattttttgactttgagACTGCCACTGCCTGCTATAGTAGGTGCTACGGCAATAGTAGGTACTGCTTCCACAGTTTCTGCTTCAACCGTCATGGTATTTGGTTTCTTGatagaagcagctgatCCAGACGCTTTGGCTGGCAGGTTGACTGAGCTCGGGGTGATTCCACTGTTGATACCCAGGCCACTTCCAGCTCCTGTAATAGTGCTAGTAGGAGGAGCAGTCACAGAAGCTCCGCTCATGGCCATAGCTACTGGAATATTAGGAGCCGACGTACTACTGGGTAAGATTGTTGCAGTAGCAGGACCCGACCCAATTTTATTATCTCCTGTTCGAGAAGCCACAGCACTATTATTTTCTGTGGATGCACTGCCAGTTTGTTCTTTGCCACTTTTAGAA from Sugiyamaella lignohabitans strain CBS 10342 chromosome D, complete sequence includes the following:
- the VAC7 gene encoding Vac7p (Integral vacuolar membrane protein; involved in vacuole inheritance and morphology; activates Fab1p kinase activity under basal conditions and also after hyperosmotic shock; GO_component: GO:0070772 - PAS complex [Evidence IDA,IPI] [PMID 19037259]; GO_component: GO:0005737 - cytoplasm [Evidence IDA] [PMID 11914276]; GO_component: GO:0000329 - fungal-type vacuole membrane [Evidence IDA] [PMID 9372916]; GO_component: GO:0016021 - integral component of membrane [Evidence IEA]; GO_component: GO:0016021 - integral component of membrane [Evidence IDA] [PMID 9372916]; GO_component: GO:0016020 - membrane [Evidence IEA]; GO_component: GO:0005774 - vacuolar membrane [Evidence IEA]; GO_component: GO:0005774 - vacuolar membrane [Evidence IDA] [PMID 19037259]; GO_component: GO:0005773 - vacuole [Evidence IEA]; GO_function: GO:0003674 - molecular_function [Evidence ND]; GO_process: GO:0033674 - positive regulation of kinase activity [Evidence IGI] [PMID 11950935]; GO_process: GO:0010513 - positive regulation of phosphatidylinositol biosynthetic process [Evidence IGI] [PMID 11950935]), producing MSSSRQPPARAAGKGGTPSGTRPVAPSPRRVSITSSEDLSYSTSEELDESDDYFSYQKGKSIASGGAGAAGGSAGSGISSRASTASYSGVNPSGRSPYQFPPPSKQLLRQNHRPNYGSNYGSGYGSGYGYSYHNDREGEGDGENEDYDDGDVEEYDDEDDRAGHGTIKANMLPSHSIGADTSSSSDNNSSSARFKGKIKHSSSNSSSTIKRDKSSNTLKSGSSSQSSPSKRYSRSSRHKKQLSNGTIRASDSGTQQDAKNDDNDTTADDNDGDTTISNLRISKDKQKNVDDKDGETTVHDKNTTGTAASSGTGASGKTKGGSANPSVNTSSLTSGTTNTASAASTAPSTASTATTTTTTDSSILASSGDLPSSKSGKEQTGSASTENNSAVASRTGDNKIGSGPATATILPSSTSAPNIPVAMAMSGASVTAPPTSTITGAGSGLGINSGITPSSVNLPAKASGSAASIKKPNTMTVEAETVEAVPTIAVAPTIAGSGSLKVKKSTDNVMKPINRTKKKKSSRLGQGSKAEIFAAKIASAVDEVHSSDSDETFVYESNPPDRSDSQRQHHQPLSSSQQSAVPSRPRFQSRNPSTSSLPFTGSQQQLQLQQLQQQIQAQQQQIHQNYREQTQHQLLQQQYQEQQQQQQHSQTLQQQLPQQTQQSQQQTQPTQQTQQLTGQTQPGTSQPTTTGAPSLQQTALGLAISSVPGSSSTQGSSVEPSGNVAQMNRWVVSKHKRTSGDTPMSSSSSITNVPVLESNSGGATGTTGGSTSGGTTAGGSGSVGAGTFLIARDRDTRSNGSSKRSRGAGGSSRAESPRPEDFESPKFYTHSGPSHSPLPRKLTANRHYDSTASYKAKDATLRRWRGGGSYMAEEDDDYDDQPEQDDMDDDIEYLNVSETTPLRSSGHSIRRSRKAGSLVAYSPHNYQHGKSWSQFYYFRIMFWAAVFGVCVLATGFILGFLLATSKPLQETRVSQIFDVLVSDEVLAFEVVIEAYNPGYLGIEVQNVNLDLFAKSKHVTDLQRETTTSTKPDDDESHTMLLGNVQKFDVPLIFEGGIFSKRLQKAVGDVKLVNPGRNTTGDDLVKESLAVLPPSPSMWQLLQQALKEQNGELDEGQKKWSRVNVHSFDLILRGSLKYKLLFGRERSVSIAKVSPPPSVPPAAGAPPQTPLLLSLRSSRHVHGPCLLRSRSNQGLGRSPSRRRQSPSRQN